The region TAATGCTAATTCCGCTGCTGCAAGTATCGACAGACCTGTAGATGAAATGACTTTGTTGTTAAGAACGATGTCGAGTAATTTAACTCAGGAGTCAATTGAGCATTATTTATCGCAAAAAAATCTTGATATTGACAGTGTCTTGCCCTCAATAGTGAATTCTACCTTTTTTTTCAGGGCCGCGTTGCTGGCCGACAGCGATAACAAGTTTAAAACCTATCCTGCCGTTTACCCTGATGATTTCGAACCACGTGAAAGACCCTGGTATTATTCATCAGGTATAAAAGATGAAATTACATTTTCAGATCCCTACAAAAATAAACTGCCTCCGTATGAAAATGAAATTACGGTAGATATGAATTTGTTTGATAGCAAATCCAACATCATCGGGAATGTTGCATTCGTTCTCGATTTAAAGGCCATGAGTCGTCCGCTGAAGTCTATCAACGCTCCTTATAATGGTAGGTTTAAGATTGTCTCAGCAGATGGTTCAGTCATCTTATACAAAAATACGAATGAAATATTTCGTCGCAAGGTTCCTCTCAGTTGGCTCGAAAAAGCAAAAGAAAACGAGGGACATTTTTATGACGCCACAGCCAGAGAGTTTGTCTTTTATCGTACTTACAGCAATCCAAACTGGATTGCATTTTCAGTTGTTGACTACGACGAGTTTAAAAACTCAACCGATACAGTGTATGAAATTTTCTATGCATTGTTTGCGGTCTGTCTGACGTTGTATGCGTTAACAGTATATTTGTTTAACTTATATTATAAACGCTTTATGACGAATTTGTTTATGAGTATTAATGGAATGCAGCTTGTCGAAGAAAAAGGGATTGGTGAAGTTTATAATAAGTTAAAAGAACATAATAAAAAATTAACAGAAGCGGTACATGAATCAGAGACGGATACATTAACCGGCATCAGTAATCGTAAGAAATTTAATGCTGATTTGATCGCTGCAGTCGATAAGAAGCATCCTTTCTATTTGGCGATTATCGATATAGATAATTTCAAAACTAGTAATGACACGTTTGGTCATGATATCGGTGACATTGTTTTGACCACGGTATGCGGTATTGGTAAAAAAGTGGTCGAAGATAATCAAGGATCGCATATCTACCGCTATGGTGGAGAAGAAATATGCGTATTGATTTTAAGCGACGATGAAGATGAATGTTTTCAGGTTTTAGAAACGTGGCGTAATATCATTAACCTGAGAAAATGGCGTGAAGAGGGTATGCACGTGAGTTTCAGTGCCGGTCTGACTAAATGGAACGAAACGGATACGCCTGAGCAAATTATCAAAAGAGCCGATGTTTGCTTATACAACGCAAAAACGACCGGGAAAAATAAAATCGTTCTTGGCTGAGTTTGTTAACAGCAACGCATAATAGCCCATATTTCATGGGCTATTATGCGTACACACGACAAATCATGTCTGAAATACCTTCGGTTCACCTCACTCCGCCCCCTGATCGCCCAGACTTTTGCTGCTATGGTTACAGTTAAGTGAAGGTGATATTGGCACTCAGGAGGTCACATGAGACAGCCTGATACGATTTACCAGCGAATTGAAGGCACACGCTGGCGTCATGTCTGGGTCGTGGGGGATATTCACGGTTGCTTTTCCATGTTGATGGATAAATTGCGCCAATGCCGCTTTGACCCGTGGCAGGATTTACTGGTGTCTGTCGGAGATGTTATCGACCGCGGCCCAGACAGTCTGCGTTGCCTGGCGTTGCTGCCTGAAGCCTGGGTTGTGGCTGTCAGAGGTAATCATGAGCAAATGGCGCTGGATGCGCTGGCGAGTGGAGAACAATTACTGTGGGAGATGAACGGGGGAACATGGTATACGCAGGCGGCGCAACCGGCAGCCCGGATCGCGCTTGAAGAGTGTCAGCGATTACCCTGGGTTCTGGAACTGCATTGTCAGCATGGCGTCCATGTCATTGCGCATGCTGATTATCCGAGTGATGAATATAGCTGGCAAAAAGCGATCGATTTACAGCAGGTATTGTGGGATCGCACCCGATTGATGAATAAACGTGGCGGTATTCGCGGGGCGGATCATTTTTGGTTTGGCCATACGCCGCTGCGACATCGTCTGGATATTGAGAATCTGCACTATATTGATACTGGCGCGGTATTTGGCGGAGAACTAACGCTGGTGCAATTGCAATGATTAAAAATCACTGTATTCCTGTGCAGGACGCCAGAAGCGGTCAATATAGTCATCCGCAGGCAAACATCCGCCATTACGAATACGCTGATCGTCCATCGAAATAAGACACTGCTGCTCAGTTTTGTAGACATCGACCACGATATCTTCACAACCGCCATCCAGATAGCAAACAAAAAGAATCAGCGTGAACATTACACCCTCATATCGTACTGCCGTACCGATAGTGTAGAAGAGGTTAGAGCGAGGGGGAAATGAAGGGAAGAAATAACCCGCCTGGCGACGGGTTCTTTTTGGTATCAGGCAAAACGCATGATCCAGGCATCTGACTTACGATCGTAGTGCTCACGGAATAGAACGGAATGTTCCCCATTAAGGAGGGCCGGGACGCTGGTTTCGGCATCCCATGCGTCCAGTTGCATACATAAATCCGGGTCTGATTTACACGGGATGATTAACGTTCGGTCCCCTGGCGTTTCGCCATGTAACTCGGCGTCGTCGATTTCAAAAGCGCCAATGCGCACACTGGTTTTCATGATCGTGCTCTCCGTTAATTTGCTGGTTGTGGTACGACCAGTTAGGTCGCCCATTTTTCAGCGTAGTCAACGTCAGCAAAAGCGCCAGTAAAAACGTGCGTTATCCTGTAAAGAGTTTGCCATCCCGGACAAGATCGCGCGGGTAGCTGTTCTTTAACCGTGAGCCAATGCGTTTTGCCAGACCAATCGGCTGATGCTGGAATGTCACCAGGACATCATCGGCTGTCGGTGCCGTTTGCGGATAGACATCTCTGCCGCGATACCACTCCTCCGCTTCTTCAAGCGTCAGCTCAAACGCAATACGGTGATTGGGGTCGGCGAGAGCGACAACGGCCTCGTGCTGCCAGCGGTAACCTTTATTGTGGGTTTCAGCCAGTTTGATCCCTAGACGGGAAAAACGCACTTTGCCAATCAGTGGTTCAATGTGCGCCGGGAATAACCAGACTTCTTTGTCGCGTTGCCAGAGATGCAGATTGCTATCCCATTGTAGGCCACAAGCGTTAGCCGCTTCGGTGATGTGCGCTGTTTCGCGTCCTTTCAGCGGGCTGAAGGGAAAATTACCAACCTTGTATTTGGGGGCTGGCAGAGAAGGAATTGAGGTGGTTTTACGCAGACGGGCGACGAAGAACCCTTCACAGTCGTAAATCTGCGGGAAGACATGCAGAAACCCTTCCGGCGTCAGGGCACGTTCTGCTTCAGGGAATAAATCTCCGAGCGGAAGAAACTCGACCGCGTCCGGGTAGGTTTCTATCAGCCATTGCATGATAGATTCGTTTTCGTCACGGTTGAGTGTGCAGGTGGAATAGACCAGCGTACCGCCGGGACGTAAGGCATGAAATGCGCTGTCGAGCAGTTCGCGCTGTGTGGCTGCAATCTCGAGATTACTTTCTACGGACCAGTTTTTCAGCGCATCGGGATCTTTACGTACGACACCTTCGCCAGAACACGGCGCGTCCAGCAAAATGGCATCGAAAGTCTCAGGTAGCGCTGCACCAAACACGCGTCCGTCGAAATGGGTTAAGGCAACGTTACTGATCCCACAGCGACTGATATTCGCATGCAGAACTTTGACGCGGCTGGCGGAAAACTCATTGGCCAGAATCGCGCCTTCATTGCGCATGTTGGCGGCAATCTGTGTTGTTTTAGAGCCGGGTGCTGCCGCTACGTCCATGACACGATCCGGCATATTGCCATCGGCAAACAATGCGGCAACCGGCAGCATAGAGCTGGCTTCCTGAATATAAAACAAACCGCTTAAATGCTCAGCGGTGCTGCCGAGAGGCAGAGACTCTTCATCAATGCGTTCGATCCAGAAGCCTTCTTCACACCAGGGAACCGGGGTGAGCGACCAGCCGTAAGGCGCCGTTAACGCTAGAAAATCGGCAACGGAAATTTTCAGCGTATTAATGCGAATGCTGCGTCGTAATGGACGCTGGCAGGCAGCGAGAAAATCATCGAAAGAGAGCGTGGAAGGCATTGCTTCACGCATTTGTGTCAGAAAGGCGTCAGGAAAATAAGCCACTTGGAACCACCGGCAAAAAAATAGGTGCGCAGTGTAGCACATTGGCTCCGGCGCGAGTACGCCGGAGCCGGTGAGATTAACGTGGCAGGGCAGTTCCCCATTCACGCCACTCTTTCGGTTCACTTTCCAGCAACAGGAAGTGTTTACCTTCCTGCGCTTTCGGCGCCAGTGGCGTTCCTGGCGGGGTGGCAAAGGCGATGCCGCCGCGAATGAACTGATTAAAGGTACCGGTTTTCACCACTCCGCCGGTCAGGCCAAAGTCGAGATTGTAACCAGAGGCCAGCCAGAACACGGAGTTATTACGCACCAGGTGTTGATACCGTTTGCTGATACGCATGGCGACCATCACGCGGTCGGAAAGAGAGCCCAGCGTCAACCCGGTAATGGTTCCGACTTCAATCCCGCGGAACAAGACCGGGGTGCCGATATTCAGCGAACCGGCTTCCGGCGCTTCCACCACGATACTCAGGCCATCAAGGTAACGTGAGTCAGTAATGGTCGCTTCCTGCAGTTCGAAATCACGGCGCGGATTGCCGCGTCCGGGCTCAACGTTAATGTAAGGCTGGAGGATCGTATCCAGGTGCTCGACGCCAGCAGCAGAGATTTGCGGGGTGATCACCGAGAAACGCGTGCCGTTACGCGCAAATGTCTGAACGTATTCCGGGTACAGTACCGCTTTGGCCTGAACCTCATTGCGCGTCGTAATCAGTTCAAGGGTCTGA is a window of Citrobacter sp. Marseille-Q6884 DNA encoding:
- a CDS encoding YebV family protein, which produces MKTSVRIGAFEIDDAELHGETPGDRTLIIPCKSDPDLCMQLDAWDAETSVPALLNGEHSVLFREHYDRKSDAWIMRFA
- a CDS encoding YebW family protein, with product MFTLILFVCYLDGGCEDIVVDVYKTEQQCLISMDDQRIRNGGCLPADDYIDRFWRPAQEYSDF
- the pphA gene encoding protein-serine/threonine phosphatase — encoded protein: MRQPDTIYQRIEGTRWRHVWVVGDIHGCFSMLMDKLRQCRFDPWQDLLVSVGDVIDRGPDSLRCLALLPEAWVVAVRGNHEQMALDALASGEQLLWEMNGGTWYTQAAQPAARIALEECQRLPWVLELHCQHGVHVIAHADYPSDEYSWQKAIDLQQVLWDRTRLMNKRGGIRGADHFWFGHTPLRHRLDIENLHYIDTGAVFGGELTLVQLQ
- the rsmF gene encoding 16S rRNA (cytosine(1407)-C(5))-methyltransferase RsmF, which gives rise to MAYFPDAFLTQMREAMPSTLSFDDFLAACQRPLRRSIRINTLKISVADFLALTAPYGWSLTPVPWCEEGFWIERIDEESLPLGSTAEHLSGLFYIQEASSMLPVAALFADGNMPDRVMDVAAAPGSKTTQIAANMRNEGAILANEFSASRVKVLHANISRCGISNVALTHFDGRVFGAALPETFDAILLDAPCSGEGVVRKDPDALKNWSVESNLEIAATQRELLDSAFHALRPGGTLVYSTCTLNRDENESIMQWLIETYPDAVEFLPLGDLFPEAERALTPEGFLHVFPQIYDCEGFFVARLRKTTSIPSLPAPKYKVGNFPFSPLKGRETAHITEAANACGLQWDSNLHLWQRDKEVWLFPAHIEPLIGKVRFSRLGIKLAETHNKGYRWQHEAVVALADPNHRIAFELTLEEAEEWYRGRDVYPQTAPTADDVLVTFQHQPIGLAKRIGSRLKNSYPRDLVRDGKLFTG
- a CDS encoding sensor domain-containing diguanylate cyclase, whose amino-acid sequence is MKKNSSKYSFFFISIVFSIPFLIFSFASYLYVKKSTESNLISTMSRFNANSAAASIDRPVDEMTLLLRTMSSNLTQESIEHYLSQKNLDIDSVLPSIVNSTFFFRAALLADSDNKFKTYPAVYPDDFEPRERPWYYSSGIKDEITFSDPYKNKLPPYENEITVDMNLFDSKSNIIGNVAFVLDLKAMSRPLKSINAPYNGRFKIVSADGSVILYKNTNEIFRRKVPLSWLEKAKENEGHFYDATAREFVFYRTYSNPNWIAFSVVDYDEFKNSTDTVYEIFYALFAVCLTLYALTVYLFNLYYKRFMTNLFMSINGMQLVEEKGIGEVYNKLKEHNKKLTEAVHESETDTLTGISNRKKFNADLIAAVDKKHPFYLAIIDIDNFKTSNDTFGHDIGDIVLTTVCGIGKKVVEDNQGSHIYRYGGEEICVLILSDDEDECFQVLETWRNIINLRKWREEGMHVSFSAGLTKWNETDTPEQIIKRADVCLYNAKTTGKNKIVLG